A single region of the Solwaraspora sp. WMMD791 genome encodes:
- the mnhG gene encoding monovalent cation/H(+) antiporter subunit G has product MTAVMTVLSGVFLIGGALLSVAAAIGLLRFPDVASRMHAATKPQVLGLLLMLSGLALRLSSGTELATLVLVAVFQMMTAPVAAHIICRAAYRADLMRRDLLIVDEAAGIHDETPGRQPS; this is encoded by the coding sequence GTGACCGCTGTCATGACCGTCCTGTCCGGGGTGTTCCTGATCGGGGGTGCGCTGCTCAGCGTGGCGGCCGCCATCGGTCTGCTGCGGTTTCCCGACGTCGCCTCGCGGATGCACGCCGCGACCAAGCCTCAGGTGCTGGGTCTGCTGCTGATGCTCTCCGGCCTGGCGCTGCGGTTGTCCAGCGGTACGGAACTGGCCACCCTGGTGCTGGTGGCGGTCTTCCAGATGATGACCGCGCCGGTCGCGGCCCACATCATCTGCCGGGCCGCCTACCGGGCCGACCTGATGCGGCGGGACCTGCTGATCGTCGATGAGGCGGCCGGGATCCACGACGAGACGCCGGGCCGTCAGCCCAGCTGA
- a CDS encoding hemolysin family protein: MLIAFGLLLIVVLTVATGYFVAQEFGYVAVDRGRLRTLADQGDQAAARALRVTSRLSFMLSGAQLGITVTALLVGYVAEPYLGAGLSELLGGVGVPAAASLTLSVALALVISTVVQMVLGELAPKNLALARAESLARALSRSTLIYLAVAGPLIRMFDIAANRLLRRVGIDPIEELPSGATAEDLGQIIAESRQEGHLDSAMSTLLDRGLHFRQLTAGEAMVPRVDVHTVRVDAPVTDLVELLATGHSRFPVHGSDGVDDVVGIASIADVLTVAPPERASTTVAAVMVPPLLVPETLPLPAVLDRLRKGHRQLACVVDEYGGFAGVISLEDIAEELVGPIRDEDDPEEPTPTRQADGSWLVPARWRIDEVADTTGIGLPTAPEYDTLSGLVMRELGRVPEVGDRISIDLDEATTGNGHRAGQRAVLHVLTVDRHVPDSVRVEVIG; the protein is encoded by the coding sequence GTGCTGATCGCCTTCGGTCTGTTGCTGATCGTCGTTCTGACCGTGGCGACGGGCTACTTCGTCGCTCAGGAGTTCGGGTACGTCGCCGTCGACCGGGGCCGGCTTCGGACTCTGGCCGACCAGGGCGACCAGGCGGCGGCCCGGGCGCTGCGGGTGACCAGCCGGCTGTCGTTCATGCTCTCCGGTGCCCAACTGGGCATCACGGTGACCGCCCTGCTGGTCGGCTACGTGGCCGAGCCGTACCTCGGCGCCGGCCTGTCCGAGCTGCTCGGCGGGGTCGGCGTACCGGCGGCCGCCAGCCTGACCCTGTCCGTCGCCCTCGCGTTGGTCATCTCCACGGTGGTGCAGATGGTCCTCGGCGAGCTGGCGCCGAAGAATCTCGCCCTGGCCCGCGCCGAATCGCTGGCCCGGGCACTGAGCCGGTCGACGTTGATCTACCTCGCGGTCGCCGGGCCGCTCATCCGGATGTTCGACATCGCCGCCAACCGGCTGCTGCGCCGGGTCGGCATCGACCCGATCGAGGAGCTGCCCAGCGGCGCCACCGCCGAGGACCTCGGCCAGATCATCGCCGAGTCACGCCAGGAGGGGCACCTCGACTCGGCGATGTCGACACTGCTCGACCGGGGGCTGCACTTCCGGCAGCTCACCGCCGGGGAGGCGATGGTGCCCCGGGTCGACGTGCACACCGTACGGGTCGACGCCCCGGTCACCGATCTGGTCGAGCTGCTGGCCACCGGCCATTCCCGGTTCCCCGTCCACGGCTCCGACGGCGTCGACGACGTCGTCGGGATCGCCAGCATCGCCGACGTGCTCACCGTCGCGCCGCCCGAGCGCGCGAGCACCACGGTCGCCGCCGTGATGGTCCCGCCGCTGCTGGTGCCGGAGACCCTGCCGCTGCCCGCCGTGCTGGACCGGCTGCGCAAGGGCCACCGGCAGCTGGCCTGCGTGGTCGACGAGTACGGCGGGTTCGCCGGGGTGATCAGCCTGGAGGACATCGCCGAGGAACTGGTCGGGCCGATCCGCGACGAGGACGACCCGGAGGAGCCCACGCCGACCCGGCAGGCCGACGGGTCCTGGCTGGTGCCCGCCCGGTGGCGCATCGACGAGGTCGCCGACACCACCGGCATCGGCCTGCCGACCGCCCCGGAGTACGACACCCTCTCCGGCCTGGTGATGCGGGAGCTGGGCCGGGTGCCCGAGGTCGGTGACCGGATCTCGATCGATCTCGACGAGGCGACCACCGGCAACGGCCACCGGGCCGGCCAGCGGGCGGTGCTGCACGTGCTGACCGTGGACCGGCACGTCCCGGACTCGGTGCGGGTGGAGGTGATCGGATGA
- a CDS encoding hemolysin family protein: protein MSTGWALLTSVLLLALNGFFVAAEFALVASKRYRLEQAAATGSRAARAAVDGSRELSLMLAGAQLGITVCTLGLGALAEPAVERLVAPWLEAAGLPYAASHLIAFLFALALVVFLHLVVGEMAPKSWAITHPERSALLLALPFRAFARVSRPILFGLNAIANAVLRVFRVEPQDQLAQVHGPEELRILLEQSREHGLLPPDQHELLAKMLQLERITVRDVMQPVDQVVAVSRTDTAEQVESASRGSGRSRLVVAGDAGDLIGIVHVRDAVLANASGGAATAEALMSRPFTLPATATVTEAVAAMRADQVQLALVTNGAGTDRPVGFVALEDLLEEVIGEFDDETDTAARGRRLR, encoded by the coding sequence ATGAGCACCGGCTGGGCGCTGCTGACCTCCGTACTGCTGTTGGCGCTGAACGGGTTCTTCGTGGCCGCCGAGTTCGCGTTGGTGGCGAGCAAGCGGTACCGGCTGGAGCAGGCGGCGGCGACCGGGTCGCGGGCCGCGCGGGCCGCCGTCGACGGCTCACGGGAGTTGTCGCTGATGCTCGCCGGGGCCCAGTTGGGCATCACGGTCTGCACCCTGGGCCTGGGGGCGCTGGCCGAGCCGGCGGTGGAGCGGCTGGTCGCGCCCTGGCTGGAAGCGGCCGGTCTGCCGTACGCCGCCAGTCACCTGATCGCGTTCCTGTTCGCTCTGGCGCTGGTGGTCTTCCTGCACCTGGTGGTGGGGGAGATGGCACCGAAGTCGTGGGCGATCACCCATCCCGAGCGGTCCGCGCTGCTGCTGGCCCTGCCGTTCCGGGCCTTTGCCCGGGTCTCCCGGCCGATCCTGTTCGGACTGAACGCGATCGCCAACGCCGTACTGCGGGTGTTCCGGGTCGAGCCGCAGGACCAGCTGGCCCAGGTGCACGGCCCGGAGGAACTGCGGATCCTGCTGGAGCAGTCCCGTGAGCACGGACTGCTCCCGCCGGACCAGCATGAACTGCTGGCCAAGATGCTCCAGCTGGAGCGGATCACGGTGCGCGACGTGATGCAGCCGGTGGACCAGGTCGTCGCCGTGTCCCGCACGGACACCGCCGAGCAGGTCGAGTCGGCGTCGCGGGGCAGCGGTCGGTCCCGGCTGGTCGTCGCCGGCGACGCCGGGGACCTGATCGGCATCGTGCACGTACGGGACGCGGTGCTGGCCAACGCCAGCGGTGGGGCCGCGACGGCGGAGGCGCTGATGAGCCGGCCGTTCACCCTGCCGGCGACCGCCACGGTGACCGAGGCGGTCGCCGCGATGCGCGCCGACCAGGTGCAGCTGGCACTGGTCACCAACGGCGCGGGCACCGACCGGCCGGTCGGGTTCGTGGCGTTGGAGGATCTGCTGGAGGAGGTCATCGGCGAGTTCGACGACGAGACGGACACCGCTGCCCGGGGGCGCCGGCTGCGCTGA
- the leuE gene encoding leucine efflux protein LeuE has protein sequence MTGVLGITDIWTYVLGTVAIILLPGPNSLFVLSTAARRGVRYGYRAAGGVFLGDTVLMVLSAAGVASLLRTHPTLFTVIKYAGAGYLAYVGFTMLRGAWRRWRRRDDPQAPRLVDAAEPAAVRHPFRRATVISLLNPKAILFFVSFFIQFVDPAYPYPALSFLLLGLIAQLFSVIYLTVLIFTGTYLAMQFRQRRRLAAAVTSGIGALFLGFGVKLATASAGAA, from the coding sequence ATGACCGGCGTGCTGGGCATCACCGACATCTGGACCTACGTCCTCGGTACCGTGGCGATCATCCTGCTGCCGGGGCCGAACTCGCTGTTCGTCCTCTCCACCGCCGCACGTCGGGGCGTGCGCTACGGCTACCGGGCCGCCGGCGGCGTCTTCCTCGGCGACACGGTGCTGATGGTGCTCTCCGCCGCCGGTGTCGCCTCGCTGCTCAGGACCCACCCGACACTCTTCACGGTGATCAAGTACGCGGGGGCGGGATACCTCGCGTACGTCGGGTTCACCATGCTGCGGGGTGCCTGGCGACGGTGGCGTCGACGCGACGACCCGCAGGCACCCCGGCTGGTGGACGCCGCCGAGCCGGCAGCGGTCCGGCACCCGTTCCGCCGGGCGACCGTGATCAGCCTGCTCAATCCGAAGGCGATCCTGTTCTTCGTGTCGTTCTTCATCCAGTTCGTCGACCCGGCCTACCCGTACCCGGCGCTGTCGTTCCTGCTGCTCGGTCTGATCGCGCAGCTGTTCAGCGTGATCTACCTGACCGTGCTGATCTTCACCGGCACGTACCTGGCGATGCAGTTCCGCCAACGACGCCGGCTCGCCGCCGCCGTCACCAGCGGCATCGGCGCGCTCTTTCTCGGCTTCGGCGTCAAACTCGCCACCGCCAGCGCCGGCGCGGCCTGA
- a CDS encoding aminotransferase class I/II-fold pyridoxal phosphate-dependent enzyme has translation MTVAAHYQPSGSTAIEIAASVEAGVRTGDLTAGDPLPAVRSLAAALGVSPATVARAYQTLRHRGIVDTAGRRGTRIRPRPPVAGPRSAPRPGPPPGGLDLSTGEPDRRLLPGLAGPLAEVSRRLAADGTTAGYADAGVLPEITALATDRLAEVGLPPGAMTLTSGALDGMERLLTSHLRPGDRVAVEDPGWADLLDLVAALGLTAVPMPVDDDGPTDAGLRQALTAGAAAVVVTTRAQNPTGAVLGPHRAAALRATLRSGPDVLLIEDDHAAELSDAAPQVLAGASRRWAFLRSASKPYGPDLRVAVLAGDEATVGRVVGRARIGAGWVSTVLQRLLAELWRDREVAATVAAAGTAYRHRRQTLRTALARLGVASHGDSGLNVWIPVPDELHAVTTLHAAGYCVSPGSRHRLRSAPGIRVTVSGLDDAAVPALAAAIGQAAATGQAGTPAHRPGVGR, from the coding sequence ATGACTGTGGCAGCACATTATCAGCCGAGCGGATCCACCGCCATCGAGATCGCCGCCAGCGTCGAAGCGGGCGTGCGTACCGGTGACCTGACCGCCGGCGACCCGCTGCCGGCCGTCCGGAGCCTGGCCGCCGCGCTCGGGGTCAGCCCCGCCACGGTCGCCCGGGCGTACCAGACGCTGCGGCACCGCGGCATCGTGGACACCGCCGGCCGCCGGGGCACCCGGATCCGGCCCCGGCCGCCGGTCGCCGGACCCCGATCCGCCCCCCGACCCGGCCCACCACCCGGCGGGCTCGACCTGTCCACCGGCGAACCCGACCGCCGACTGCTGCCCGGCCTCGCCGGGCCGCTGGCCGAGGTGTCCCGGAGACTGGCCGCCGACGGCACCACCGCCGGCTACGCCGACGCCGGCGTACTGCCCGAGATCACCGCGTTGGCCACCGACCGCCTCGCCGAGGTCGGCCTGCCACCCGGCGCCATGACTCTCACCAGCGGTGCCCTCGACGGCATGGAGCGCCTGCTGACCAGTCATCTGCGGCCGGGCGACCGGGTGGCGGTGGAGGACCCCGGCTGGGCGGACCTGCTCGACCTGGTCGCCGCCCTCGGTCTCACCGCGGTGCCGATGCCGGTCGACGACGACGGCCCGACCGATGCCGGTCTGCGCCAGGCGCTGACCGCCGGCGCGGCCGCCGTCGTCGTCACCACCCGCGCCCAGAACCCGACCGGGGCGGTCCTCGGCCCGCACCGGGCGGCGGCCCTGCGCGCCACCCTGCGGTCCGGGCCGGACGTCCTGCTCATCGAGGACGACCACGCCGCCGAGCTGTCCGACGCCGCGCCGCAGGTGCTGGCCGGAGCCAGCCGACGGTGGGCCTTCCTCCGCTCGGCCAGCAAACCGTACGGGCCCGACCTGCGGGTGGCGGTGCTCGCCGGCGACGAGGCCACCGTCGGCCGGGTCGTCGGCCGGGCACGCATCGGCGCAGGCTGGGTCTCCACCGTGCTGCAGCGGCTGCTCGCCGAGCTGTGGCGCGACCGCGAGGTCGCGGCGACGGTGGCGGCGGCCGGTACGGCGTACCGGCACCGCCGGCAGACGCTGCGCACCGCGCTGGCCAGGCTCGGCGTCGCCAGCCACGGCGACAGCGGGCTGAACGTGTGGATCCCCGTCCCCGACGAGCTGCACGCCGTCACCACTCTGCACGCCGCCGGCTACTGCGTCTCCCCGGGCTCCCGGCACCGGCTGCGCAGCGCGCCCGGTATCCGGGTCACGGTCAGCGGCCTCGACGACGCGGCCGTCCCCGCACTGGCGGCCGCGATCGGGCAGGCGGCCGCGACAGGGCAGGCCGGTACGCCGGCGCACAGGCCGGGTGTCGGCCGGTGA
- a CDS encoding UdgX family uracil-DNA binding protein (This protein belongs to the uracil DNA glycosylase superfamily, members of which act in excision repair of DNA. However, it belongs more specifically to UdgX branch, whose founding member was found to bind uracil in DNA (where it does not belong), without cleaving it, appears to promote DNA repair by a pathway involving RecA, rather than base excision.): MTTQQTAAGADRYVPTDAADLAALREAAAGCRGCELHRDASQVVFGRGAPDARVVMVGEQPGDVEDQQGLPFVGPAGRLLRRAVDDAAIPVDQIYLTNAVKHFRFELRGRRRIHQTPDRVHIAACRPWLVAEFGKLRPRVIVVLGATAGQALLGPSFRVTRSRGVPMPWPDSAQRAVDFPVAPAVLVATIHPSAVLRADDRDVAYRGLVADLTIAGRLLTEGRS, translated from the coding sequence GTGACCACACAGCAGACCGCAGCGGGCGCGGACCGCTACGTTCCCACGGACGCCGCCGACCTCGCCGCCCTACGGGAAGCCGCCGCCGGTTGCCGGGGCTGCGAACTGCACCGGGACGCCAGCCAGGTGGTCTTCGGCCGAGGTGCGCCCGACGCCCGGGTGGTCATGGTCGGCGAACAGCCCGGCGACGTCGAGGACCAGCAGGGTCTGCCGTTCGTCGGCCCGGCCGGCCGGTTGCTGCGCCGCGCGGTCGACGACGCGGCGATCCCCGTCGACCAGATCTACCTGACCAACGCGGTCAAACACTTCCGGTTCGAGCTGCGCGGGCGACGGCGGATCCATCAGACGCCGGACCGGGTGCACATCGCCGCCTGCCGACCCTGGCTGGTCGCGGAGTTCGGGAAGCTGCGTCCGCGCGTGATCGTGGTGCTCGGCGCGACCGCCGGGCAGGCGCTGCTCGGTCCGTCGTTCCGGGTCACCCGTTCGCGTGGGGTGCCGATGCCCTGGCCGGACTCGGCCCAGCGGGCGGTGGACTTCCCGGTCGCGCCGGCCGTGCTGGTGGCCACCATCCACCCCTCCGCCGTGTTGCGGGCCGACGACCGCGACGTCGCCTACCGGGGACTGGTCGCCGACCTGACCATCGCCGGGCGGCTGCTGACCGAAGGACGTTCGTGA
- a CDS encoding MFS transporter, which produces MISSTTAPVVADPPPVDTARVQRRTLRLLAGTQVIGGIGITIGIAVGGLLAARLGGVTVSGLAQSAAVVGGALLAVPVVGIMNRYGRRPGLALAYLVGAAGGVLVVVAAARGWVPLLFAGMLLFGGASTAGLQARYAAVDLAEPHRRGRQLSLVVWATTIGAVTAPNLAGLANQAGIGIGLTPLSGPFAFSTLAFLLAAGLVWLVLRPDPLLLARRLAAGSPAAVPGPAGASTAAPGPDAAPGPDAAPGRGLRAAFAVIADRPAARLGIAAVAVGHLVMVGVMAMTPVHLGYAHVGDELLQVVGLVLSLHIAGMYAFAPVVGWLTDRAGRRPVILGGVGLLLAACAVAGTAGHDTLRLVIGLVLLGLGWSGTMVAGSTLLSESVPVDVRPSVQGLSDLVMGLAGAAAGAVSGVIVGLVSFGVLTILAAVATVPLLALALRPVPAARPAGRPG; this is translated from the coding sequence ATGATCTCCTCGACCACGGCACCCGTGGTGGCCGACCCACCGCCGGTCGACACCGCCCGGGTGCAGCGGCGCACCCTGCGACTACTCGCCGGCACCCAGGTGATCGGCGGTATCGGGATCACCATCGGCATCGCGGTGGGCGGTCTGCTCGCGGCCCGCCTCGGTGGCGTGACCGTTTCCGGGTTGGCGCAGAGCGCCGCCGTTGTCGGCGGGGCGCTGCTCGCCGTACCCGTGGTGGGCATCATGAACCGGTACGGGCGTCGCCCCGGCCTGGCGCTGGCCTACCTGGTCGGCGCCGCCGGCGGCGTGCTGGTCGTGGTCGCCGCCGCGCGCGGTTGGGTGCCGTTGCTCTTCGCCGGGATGCTGCTGTTCGGTGGCGCGAGCACGGCCGGACTGCAGGCCCGGTACGCCGCCGTCGACCTCGCCGAACCGCACCGCAGGGGCCGGCAGCTCTCCCTGGTGGTGTGGGCGACGACGATCGGCGCGGTCACCGCGCCCAACCTCGCGGGGCTGGCCAACCAGGCGGGCATCGGCATCGGACTGACCCCGTTGTCCGGCCCGTTCGCCTTCAGCACGCTGGCGTTCCTGCTCGCCGCCGGACTCGTCTGGCTGGTGCTGCGTCCGGATCCGCTGCTGCTCGCCCGCCGGCTCGCCGCCGGGTCACCGGCTGCCGTACCCGGCCCTGCCGGAGCATCCACCGCCGCGCCCGGTCCTGACGCCGCGCCCGGTCCTGACGCGGCGCCCGGGCGGGGGCTGCGGGCGGCGTTCGCGGTCATCGCCGACCGGCCCGCCGCCCGGCTCGGCATCGCCGCCGTGGCGGTCGGGCACCTGGTCATGGTCGGCGTGATGGCGATGACACCGGTGCATCTGGGCTACGCACACGTCGGCGACGAACTGCTGCAGGTGGTCGGCCTGGTGCTGAGCCTGCACATCGCCGGGATGTACGCGTTCGCGCCGGTGGTGGGCTGGCTGACCGACCGGGCCGGCCGTCGGCCCGTCATCCTGGGTGGGGTCGGGTTGTTGCTGGCCGCGTGCGCGGTCGCCGGGACGGCCGGTCACGACACCCTGCGGCTGGTGATCGGGCTGGTGCTGCTCGGCCTGGGCTGGTCAGGCACGATGGTGGCCGGTTCGACGTTGCTGTCGGAGTCGGTCCCGGTCGACGTGCGACCGTCGGTGCAGGGCCTGTCCGATCTGGTGATGGGGCTGGCCGGCGCGGCGGCCGGCGCGGTCAGCGGTGTCATCGTGGGGCTGGTCAGTTTCGGTGTGCTGACCATTCTGGCCGCAGTGGCCACCGTGCCGCTGCTGGCTCTGGCGCTGCGCCCGGTCCCGGCGGCACGGCCCGCAGGGCGGCCGGGCTGA
- a CDS encoding DUF3046 domain-containing protein, with product MRLTDFWGRLDEVFGPAYARSIAADQVLAQLGGRTIAQALAAGEETAAVWRAVCAAYPDRVPARLR from the coding sequence ATGCGGCTGACGGACTTCTGGGGACGGCTGGACGAGGTCTTCGGGCCGGCGTACGCCCGCAGTATCGCTGCGGATCAGGTGCTGGCCCAGTTGGGTGGGCGTACCATCGCGCAGGCGCTCGCGGCCGGTGAGGAGACGGCGGCGGTCTGGCGGGCGGTCTGTGCCGCCTATCCGGACCGGGTGCCCGCCCGGTTGCGGTGA